AGCAGTTTGGCAATGAACTGTGGAGGTTATGGAAAAGCAAATGTAGGCATAAGTAACGATAAGGCGGGTGAGAAACCCGCCCACCGAAAGACCAAGGTTTCCTGATCAACGTTAATCGGATCAGGGTCAGTCGGGACCTAAGGCGCACCCGAAGGGGGCAAGCCGATGGACAACTGGTTAATATTCCAGTACTCTTCATAACTGCGATGTGGTGACGGAGTAGTGACACTGCCGCGAACTGACGGAATAGTTCGTTGAAAGGCGTAGGTATTGGAGTTGTAGGCAAATCCGCAACTCTAGCTGAAACCCAATAGTACAGCAAAGCTCCGGTGGCGCTGATAGAGCAGGTAAACAGACTTCCAAGAAAACCCGCTAAGCTTCAGGTTATGAAGACCCGTACCGCAAACCGACACAGGTGGTCGAGGAGAGAATCCTAAGGTGCTCGAGTGAGTCATGGCTAAGGAACTCGGCAAAATGGCCCTGTAACTTCGGGAGAAGGGGCGCTGTCTCGAAAGAGCAGCCGCAGTGAAAAGGCCCAGGCGACTGTTTAACAAAAACATATGGCTTTGCAAAATCGCAAGATGAAGTATAAGGCCTGACACCTGCCCGGTGCTGGAAGGTTAAGAGGGGATGTCATCGCAAGAGAAGCATTGAATCGAAGCCCCAGTAAACGGCGGCCGTAACTATAACGGTCCTAAGGTAGCGAAATTCCTTGTCGGGTAAGTTCCGACCTGCACGAATGGTGTAACGATCTGGGCGCTGTCTCAGCCATGAGCTCGGTGAAATTGTGGTATCGGTGAAGACGCCGATTACCCGCAACGGGACGGAAAGACCCCATGCACCTTCACTATAGCTTAACATTGAGATTGGGTACAGGATGTGTAGGATAGGCGGGAGATGTTGAAGTGGCTTCGCCAGGAGTCATGGAATCAACCTTGAAATACCGCCCTTTCTGTATTCGGTTTCTAACTCCATCATGTGGAGGACATTGTTTGGTGGGTAGTTTGACTGGGGTGGTCGCCTCCAAAAAGGTAACGGAGGCTTTCAAAGGTAAGCTCAGTACGCTTGGTAACCGTACGTGGAGTGCAATGGCATAAGCTTGCTTGACTGTGAGACCGACAAGTCGAACAGGGTCGAAAGACGGACATAGTGATCCGGTGGTTCTGTATGGAAGGGCCATCGCTCAAAGGATAAAAGGTACGCTGGGGATAACAGGCTGATCTCCCCCAAGAGCTCATATCGACGGGGAGGTTTGGCACCTCGATGTCGGCTCGTCACATCCTGGGGCTGGAGAAGGTCCCAAGGGTTGGGCTGTTCGCCCATTAAAGTGGCACGCGAGCTGGGTTCAGAACGTCGCGAGACAGTTCGGTCCCTATCTGTTGTGGGCGTTGGAAGTTTGAGTGGATCTGACCTTAGTACGAGAGGACCGGGTTGGACAGACCTCTGGTGAACCTGTTATGCCGCCAGGTGTACGGCAGGGTAGCTACGTCTGGAATAGATAAGCGCTGAAAGCATCTAAGTGCGAAACTAGCCACGAGATGAGACTTCCTTATAGGGTCGTAGAAGATGACTACGTTGATAGGCCATAGGTGTAAAGGTTGAGAGACCAAAGCCAAGTGGTACTAATAGCCCGAAGCTTTCTCAAGCAGATAACACTGTTGTCTTCCTCTTTAATTTTTAGAAACGAAAAGAATAACAAAACAGAAACGAAGCTCTTTCAATAGATATGTCAGTTGGCCTGATGCTCCTAAAAGGAAGCAGACCAATAAAGATTTTTAGGTGCCTATATCGGCGGTGTCTACCTCTTCCCATTCCGAACAGAGCAGTCAAGCCCGCCAGAGCCGATGGTATTGCCGTAACAGGTGGGAGAGTAGGTCGGTGCCTTTTTTTACACGGAAGCCCTTGCTGGAAACAGTCAAGGGCTTCTTGCGTTTAGGTACTTTCCTTGTGAAGTATCTCGCCTGTTCTAGAACTCCCATATCTAGGTTTTTTGTATATTGCTGTAAATATTACTTACTGGCCATATGAGAAATTGTTTGATCATCGTCTGCCTTCTCTTGTTTAATCTGAGATTAGGTATTTGCCAAGACAGACAGGATTACATTTTTGTTTCCTACCAAAACTATCTTCCAACCCCCAAGATAGGTATTGTTGATTTAACATTTGATCCTGAGAAAGTAATGGTCACATATGATTTTTATTGAGTAACTTTGCAGCGCAATGGGTACATTATTGGACAACGGAATTAAACCGTATAATCATTACGGGGCTTATTTAAAGCAAAAGTATAACGGACAGAAAGTGTTTAAAGTGATTGTGGATGGTAATTTTACTTGTCCCAATCGTGATGGTAGTAAGGGCTATGGTGGTTGTACTTACTGTAATGTAGATTCTTTTACACCGGATACTGCCCGGAAAATTCCTTCTATACGCGAGCAGGTGGAATCGGGTATTGAAAGAGCACGTAATAGCTATGGCGCCGAGAAGTTTATTATTTATTTCCAGCCAAATACAAATACATATGCGCCGACTCATCTACTGAAGATGATGTATGATGAGGCTTTAAGTATTGATCCTGAAAATACTTTGGGTCTTTCTGTGGGTACACGTCCTGATTGTTTGGATTTTGAAAAGATTGCATTGTTGGAGTCTTACACAGATCGTTACGATGTAGATTTGGAGATGGGTATGGAATCTATCTACAATGATACATTGGAGCAGATCAATAGAGGCTGTTCTCACGACGAATTTGTTCAGGCCATGAATATGCTGAAAGATACTCCGTTGGAGCTTTGTGTGCATACCATCTTTGGCTTCCCGTGGGAATCTGAAGAAATGATGTTGAAATATGCAGATGAAATCAACCGCTTTCCACAAATTAAATTTGTGAAGTTGCATCACTTACATATTGTAGAGGGATCTATTATGGGCGTTAAGTTCAAACGTGAGCCTTTTGAACTTTTCTCGATAGAAGGTTATACGGAATTCTTAGCAAAGTTTATTCCTCGATTGCGTCCTGATCTGATCATTCAACGTATTTTCGGGATTGCAGATAAAGAATTGTTAATTGCTCCGAATTGGGGCTTACCGAAATCAGGTATTCAAACATACATCGATAAGGGATTGGAAGCACGTCAGGTCGTGCAGGGGAGTCTTTTTTAGCCGTTCCTAATATTTTTTATACTCTTTTGATAGATCATTGTATGCTATCGCGTTTAATGAATATATTCCGCGTTATAAAAACAGCAAAGGCTTCTCTAATGAAGCCTTTGCTGTTTACCTACAAAAAAAGGGTACGATTACCATATTTATTTAGCCCTCAACAATTGTTTTTAGATCGGCTGGAGAGTAATTGATGGATTTTAACGTTTTATTGTCAGCTGTTCTGAATACCAGAAATTTGCCATCAACTTCTTTATAATAGGATTCTACACCTTTTAATTTATAGTGCTCCTGTGTAGCGATGGCTTCTGCTTCGTCTTTACATGCTTTGCTCATATTGGAACGTTGAACTTCATCAAAAAGAGCAGAGAATTTATCTTTTAAACCAAATTCTAA
The DNA window shown above is from Sphingobacterium thalpophilum and carries:
- a CDS encoding TIGR01212 family radical SAM protein (This family includes YhcC from E. coli K-12, an uncharacterized radical SAM protein.), yielding MGTLLDNGIKPYNHYGAYLKQKYNGQKVFKVIVDGNFTCPNRDGSKGYGGCTYCNVDSFTPDTARKIPSIREQVESGIERARNSYGAEKFIIYFQPNTNTYAPTHLLKMMYDEALSIDPENTLGLSVGTRPDCLDFEKIALLESYTDRYDVDLEMGMESIYNDTLEQINRGCSHDEFVQAMNMLKDTPLELCVHTIFGFPWESEEMMLKYADEINRFPQIKFVKLHHLHIVEGSIMGVKFKREPFELFSIEGYTEFLAKFIPRLRPDLIIQRIFGIADKELLIAPNWGLPKSGIQTYIDKGLEARQVVQGSLF
- a CDS encoding nucleoside triphosphate pyrophosphohydrolase family protein; this encodes MTDPKTLSSVAEFHKTFQHPILDTPTIPSEQRCALRVSLIAEELKELEEAIRDKDLVEIADALCDIQYVLAGAVLEFGLKDKFSALFDEVQRSNMSKACKDEAEAIATQEHYKLKGVESYYKEVDGKFLVFRTADNKTLKSINYSPADLKTIVEG